The genomic window TTGCAGTAATACCAAATAGAGCAATGTTAATTCTGTCAGCTTCATTAGCATATTTGAATCCCTGTTGCTGTTTTGAAAGGGTCGGAGGTAACAGATTCTCTTTAATAGCATCTGTATGTACTTTATAATTTAGCTTAGACAATGTACGATTCAAGTTCCATTCGATGCTAAGTCTATTATTTTCAGCAGCTTTTAATGTCTGATAGTCTTTAATCAAATAGAGCTTAAACTCCGGAGAAATCCATGATGCGAATTCAAAAGCAATATCTGAGTGCGCATATGTTCCTCCATATCTTCCAGGTTGCGAAGTAATCCCAATAGCGTTTGTACCTTGAATCCATCTTTTTGGAGTCATTACAAAAGAGTTTAAGCCAGCCTCATTTCTCGCAGATTCAAAAAACTGCAAATTGAAATTAGGGTTGTTCATTTGTTCCCATAAACCTAAGTATTCTAACGTATTTCTGTTTCGAAGCCAATTTCTGATTACATCGTTTGGTTCAGCCAGTTCACGATATTTAGCTATATCAGTTAAACTGATATAGTCATAATCAGTTCCATTGTTAAAGATATTCACTTCTACACCATTAGTATTTATTGTTTCTCTTGGTGACATGATTATACCTCCTGTTTTAAACCCGTCGAATTCGACGGGTTTAGAAATATTATCCACACCCTGTGGATAACTAGTAAACTTTCTCGTTAATTTTGAAAGAAAAACCTGAGGCTATTCTTTCTTATTCAGTAGTTTCAACGATACGTTCAAATTTTCCAGTTTCCATGAAATCCATCATTTTAACTGGTGATCCTGGATATAGAATGTCAAAGCCTACAACAGCATCTACTGTAGCGCCAGATTTGACATCTGTGTCACCCATTTGTACTAGCTCTGGCTTGTAATCAGCAGGGAACTGACCGTTAGCGCCAGAAAGAAGCTCCTCGGTTACATCTGTTTCTTGAATTCCTTTTATCGATGTAGCGAAGGCCATCCATGGACTTGTAGCGTCAGCACCTTTATTAGTGTATTCGATTTCTATAGCAAGTATTTTCTTCTCTGGAAACATTGTGTTGCTAAGCTCTTCAGTTCCTTTAATCACAAACTTATAGTTATCATTTTCGAATGTAGTGTCATCTGCTACGCTTTCAGCTGCTTTTGACTCCTCACTTACTTGTGCTACCGGAACAGAACTAGAAGAAGTAGCAGTATCTTTTTTGTCATCCCCACTTCCACAAGCAGCTAGTAGAAATACGCTTGAGAATAATAAACCCAAACCAAATATTTTTTTCATAATGTTCTCCAATCTGTTATAATGTGTTTGTTTAAGTTTCATGATAGGAGTTAGTCGATGCAGCAACATCGATTAACTCATTTTTTTTATGTACAAAGTATCTGCAGTACCAAATTTAAATAAATAACCTTTGTAGATGAATCGTATTCCATATTCTTCTTTATACAACCTGAGGGCCTGTCTTAAGTGTTCAACAGTAACACCTAAAAACTCAGCAGTTTCCCACTCACTTCGACATCCATCTTTTTTAGCGAGAATCAAGCTATCTGGCGTCACTGTCAATTCTGATCCGAATAACCTTGCTTTTCGTTCTTGCTTTCTAGTCTCTACTGCTTTTTGATTCCGGATAATTCCAGAGCTAGTGTAGTGATGGCCGATCTCTTCTGAAATAACGCCATAAAGTTCTTTCTGATTTTGCCTTGGATTTAAGTAGACAACATTATCTACATAAAGGCCTTTTTGAACCTCAGGCATTCTAGGATCAAAAACAAAATTAATGTTGGGGAAGCTAGACATTAAAAACGCTGCATTATTCATCTAAACACCTCTATTTAATTTTTCCTTCTTTTCTTTGAGAAATAATGAAGTCGATGTAATTATCAACGTTTTCTTGTTCTTCTTCTGTTAAATCAGGATTAACATGAGCCGCAACGGTGTCAGGTTCTTGTTCATCATCAAAATATGAAATAGAAACCCCCAATGCTTTTGATAGTTTTTTAACAGTTTCAAAGGTAGGATCTTTTCTTTCGCCTTTTTCAAGTCTTGAAATGTTTGAAGCATTCACAGCAGACTTTAAAGCTAGTTGATTAACACCCAATCCCTTTTTTTCTCTCAAATGTCTCAATTTTTCTCCAAAGTCCATGATTAGCTCCTTTCTATGCTCTTATAATATAGCCATATGGCAATAAAATCAAAATAAAATTGCGAAATGGCAACAAAAGCGTTGCCAAATGACAATGGGCGTTGTATAGTATTGTCATAAGGCAATGGAGGCGGGAAAATGAAGACAGTTTTGAATCAAGATGAAATTAGAAAATTGATGGAGCAGAATGAAGACGACGTGTACACGCTGGCAAACAGAATGGAAGTCGCGCCATCAACAATCTATCGGATATTGAATGGCGACAGAGGCGTAGGTAGCGATTTGTTAGCCAATTTGATTTGACTAATTTTTTTCAAGATGTTAGAGTAACCTCTGAGGAAGGTGTTATCAATGAATACATTATTTATTTCGACTACTAGCTCCCTACAACTTAGTTTTGATGAAGTGTTGTATGGAGCTTAATCGAGAAGTGTGTACTTCTCCTATTCATCAGTAGAAGGCGAATCTAAAAAAATAGCAAGATTCTTGCTATGATTTTGGTGTGCGTTTTTTACTGAAGAATATATAGATTAAAAGGCCCAAGACATTTTGGCTCATTGTCAAATTGGACTGATGAGTAGAAATAAGGAGGTTGGTTATTGAAAGAGAAAATCTTTTGATAACCAACTTCTTTGTTATGTCATTTTTATCAGATCGTTCATAAGAAAAATTCGTGTTTTCATATTTTGAAAGGATTTAAACCCATAAGAGACACGCTTTAGTGCTTTTATATGAGTATTCATTGCTTCTATTTTTCCATTCGAATAAGGATAAATCATGGCGTTTCGGATTCCTTCTTCATAGGTTAATAAGTTGGTGATTGATTGACGAAATACTTCATCTAATTCTTCTGGAAGGGTCCGTAGTTGTTCAAAGAATTGTTCATGATCTTTCCTTCGGAAAGCCTCGGTTAATTCATGAAATACTTGATACGTAAAACGCAGTGCCGGAGAAAACTCAAGGAGTCGATCAATCATCATGGCTTCTGTCAGATAAGGAAACTTAGGGGCTCTAAAGCTGCGCCAAGTTTTGTAGGTCGAATGATTAACATGGGCTCGATTTTTCAATAAAAAGCGCCAATTACTTTTTAATTTATTCGCTAAAGGATGTTTATTTTCCTGTCTCAATCGCGCAACCTCTTTGATACGAAAGGCATTAAAGGCCCGATTAAGGTGTTGAACAACATGAAATCGGTCAACGACCAACTTTGCTTGAGGGAATACACGGGGAATCAATTGAAAATAAGCGGCATTCATATCTGTGACTAGAAATTGTACCTTCTCCGGATTTGAACATTTTTGAAAGTAATGAACCAAATGGTTCAATTTTCTAGAAGGAAGAATATCAATCAGTTCACCTGTTTCTCCATCAGCACAAATAAAACTCATCTTATCTTCAATAGACGTATGAGAACGGAATTCATCAACCATTAAAACAGAAGGCAGATAGGTTCGTTTTCGTGTAGGAAGATAGGCTTCTGTTGTCTTAAGTACACGAATGACTGTCGTAATAGAGACATGGCACAGAGAGGCAATCAGGCGAAGAGATATCTTCTCTTTTAGTAGTGCAAGAATTTTAATCTGTAACTGTTTGGCAATAAAGCAATGTGGTGCAACGAAATAAGACTGAGCCGTCCAGTGGCGAGAACAGGAACGACAAAAGTAGCGTTGTTTCGCTAATTTCATGGCTAGGGGCAAGTATTGATAGGAATCAAAACGAATCATTGTCGCTTTTGTTCCATTTTTAACCACTGCTTGTTTCCCCGTGAGGGGAACTTTTGAAGAAGAGCAGTAGGGACAATGAGCCATACAGGGAGAAAGCTTGGCGTGAACGATAAGTGTCTGCGTTCCTTTGATTTTTTGTTC from Enterococcus sp. 9E7_DIV0242 includes these protein-coding regions:
- a CDS encoding KilA-N domain-containing protein, whose protein sequence is MIMSPRETINTNGVEVNIFNNGTDYDYISLTDIAKYRELAEPNDVIRNWLRNRNTLEYLGLWEQMNNPNFNLQFFESARNEAGLNSFVMTPKRWIQGTNAIGITSQPGRYGGTYAHSDIAFEFASWISPEFKLYLIKDYQTLKAAENNRLSIEWNLNRTLSKLNYKVHTDAIKENLLPPTLSKQQQGFKYANEADRINIALFGITAKQWREMNPSKSGNIRDFATTEQLLVLTNLESMNAEMIRDKTPDFERTAKLNDMARRQMETFLKNRAGIQKLKHIEKPK
- a CDS encoding DUF5067 domain-containing protein, which encodes MKKIFGLGLLFSSVFLLAACGSGDDKKDTATSSSSVPVAQVSEESKAAESVADDTTFENDNYKFVIKGTEELSNTMFPEKKILAIEIEYTNKGADATSPWMAFATSIKGIQETDVTEELLSGANGQFPADYKPELVQMGDTDVKSGATVDAVVGFDILYPGSPVKMMDFMETGKFERIVETTE
- a CDS encoding ImmA/IrrE family metallo-endopeptidase, whose protein sequence is MNNAAFLMSSFPNINFVFDPRMPEVQKGLYVDNVVYLNPRQNQKELYGVISEEIGHHYTSSGIIRNQKAVETRKQERKARLFGSELTVTPDSLILAKKDGCRSEWETAEFLGVTVEHLRQALRLYKEEYGIRFIYKGYLFKFGTADTLYIKKMS
- a CDS encoding helix-turn-helix domain-containing protein, coding for MDFGEKLRHLREKKGLGVNQLALKSAVNASNISRLEKGERKDPTFETVKKLSKALGVSISYFDDEQEPDTVAAHVNPDLTEEEQENVDNYIDFIISQRKEGKIK
- a CDS encoding helix-turn-helix domain-containing protein yields the protein MKTVLNQDEIRKLMEQNEDDVYTLANRMEVAPSTIYRILNGDRGVGSDLLANLI
- a CDS encoding ISL3 family transposase, with the protein product MTNTIKKMLRIIDKNLTISEVSEQKIKGTQTLIVHAKLSPCMAHCPYCSSSKVPLTGKQAVVKNGTKATMIRFDSYQYLPLAMKLAKQRYFCRSCSRHWTAQSYFVAPHCFIAKQLQIKILALLKEKISLRLIASLCHVSITTVIRVLKTTEAYLPTRKRTYLPSVLMVDEFRSHTSIEDKMSFICADGETGELIDILPSRKLNHLVHYFQKCSNPEKVQFLVTDMNAAYFQLIPRVFPQAKLVVDRFHVVQHLNRAFNAFRIKEVARLRQENKHPLANKLKSNWRFLLKNRAHVNHSTYKTWRSFRAPKFPYLTEAMMIDRLLEFSPALRFTYQVFHELTEAFRRKDHEQFFEQLRTLPEELDEVFRQSITNLLTYEEGIRNAMIYPYSNGKIEAMNTHIKALKRVSYGFKSFQNMKTRIFLMNDLIKMT